One region of Bombus affinis isolate iyBomAffi1 chromosome 5, iyBomAffi1.2, whole genome shotgun sequence genomic DNA includes:
- the LOC126915984 gene encoding nuclear cap-binding protein subunit 3-like isoform X2 gives MGIIEDSENTKNIRLNVIHMRGTEEMSTKDVFKYFEDYAPASIEWINDVSCNVVWLDNLSAARAILGLSKRIIGLEKQQITKSLDGNPDEENNVTNDDSIIEMDEDNEITNITKETGEDYINIKDINCPLPPGLWRKGIDYPKSKAIFLRFATRADKKQPNAEKMSEYYKKYGNPNFGGIKGILTESRKRMYKQIRQSKRKFKEEPQDDVKDRRRVKNPWGALSESWGLNDAIESEFGTRNEPKDQGRSVKERLGVKYPPKETTYTEEQQSNSSSDSEDEWCKRSKVLRMRMHADDEEEKIHKRRAKLRQTMLNNLTKGNDLRSRLSAPRKGTQFRDAIQVVVTNTTATKSNSLKLNDSEEEDGEIIEDNDSQEKEEGEWQGSDEEEQEEEDEDEDYSDEDSDKPAKEVQGPKGSVIKVVQHKPRVASTVWARLNNVKSEIVDNSIKDRQPRIRDLRNTLKGDLRSRIRNHARGRSPLRIEVKNDKYTEGSETE, from the exons ATGGGCATCAtagaagatagtgaaaatacaaaaaatatcaGACTAAATGTAATACACATGAGAGGCACAGAAGAAATGAGTACCAAAGATgtctttaaatattttgaagATTATGCTCCAGCTTCCATTGAGTGGATCAATGATGTTTCAT GTAATGTGGTATGGTTAGATAATTTATCAGCAGCGAGAGCTATATTGGGATTATCAAAAAGAATTATTGGTTTGGAAAAGCAACAAATTACAAAATCACTTGATGGTAATCCTGATGAAGAAAACAATGTAACTAATGATGATTCTATCATTGAAATGGACGAAGATAATGAGATCACAAACATTACAAAGGAGACAGGAGAAGATTATATAAATATCAAGGATATCAATTGCCCATTACCTCCTGGCTTGTGGAGGAAAGGGATAGATTATCCTAAATCTAAAGCAATATTCCTCAGATTTGCTACCAGAGCCGATAAAAAACAACCGAATGCAGAGAAAATGagtgaatattataaaaaatatggaAACCCCAATTTTGGAG GTATTAAAGGAATTTTAACTGAGTCTCGAAAACGGATGTACAAACAAATTAGACAAAGTAAaagaaaattcaaagaagagcCGCAAGATGATGTTAAAGATAGAAGGCGTGTGAAAAACCCCTGGGGTGCATTGTCTGAAAGTTGGGGGCTCAATGATGCTATAGAAAGTGAGTTTGGCACTAGAAATGAACCTAAAGATCAAGGACGTAGTGTAAAGGAAAGATTAGGGGTAAAATATCCTCCAAAGGAAACTACATACACCGAAGAACAACAAAGTAATTCGAGTAGTGATAGTGAAGATGAATGGTGTAAAAGAAGTAAAGTGTTACGAATGCGAATGCATGCGGACGATGAAGAAGAGAAGATACACAAACGACGTGCGAAACTTCGACAA ActatgttaaataatttaactaAAGGCAATGATTTACGATCGAGGCTTAGCGCTCCGAGGAAAGGAACGCAATTTCGTGATGCAATTCAAGTAGTTGTAACAAATACAACTGCAACAAAGTCGAATTCTTTAAAGCTTAATGACTCAGAG GAGGAAGATGGTGAAATTATTGAAGATAATGATAGCCAAGAAAAGGAAGAGGGCGAATGGCAAGGGTCTGATGAAGAGGAACAGGAAGAAGAGGACGAGGATGAAGACTATAGTGACGAGGATAGCGACAAACCTGCAAAAGAAGTTCAAGGACCTAAGGGCAGTGTAATAAAAGTAGTTCAACATAAACCTCGCGTTGCTTCTACAGTGTGGGCAAGACTAAACAATGTAAAAAGTGAAATTGTTGATAACTCCATTAAAGATAG GCAACCAAGAATACGAGATCTAAGAAATACATTAAAAGGCGATCTTCGGTCTCGAATCAGAAATCATGCAAGAGGTCGCTCTCCTTTAAGGATAGAAGTGAAAAATGACAAATATACCGAAGGAAGTGAAACTGAATAA
- the LOC126915971 gene encoding sphingomyelin phosphodiesterase 4 isoform X2 has translation MAASSDVATIKLQRYINMPLVQRCKEIATLIDESSTTELQHVFSILVDSLFGITDNIGWGLHSITFKKNPQEHETLCNFLNPQGPVFSLCYKLLPDCYLKYNFPVSFLPVKIRSMLEEGVIPPFYLDKIRDDQGTRGVSALNMNPFEYYIFHFAYHLTNPWLQVQQQENIWINWETVYVQLAHCYLYHFLPKDNSPVLPIISPYIRKTPQRKLVQSPESKRMQTPRLLRTSILSPASPNSTTSVPQQQCLPQVWRSETVVQVFLDFWVEYIEDDQLNPRLSTSYSASVPRRHSIHSGEHIRLVRAFIKTLHEFANSAIGDRSAMDELKRIILPSVQGKIYTFLRKAIYHWPLDSSFRLILEAWLSFIQPWRYFPGITYTKEGKAEEEERGKIHDAYRWMPFVAHNLLAYTAIFQQLLPRFMRTDLVAPKNALMLFRVTKVFSQPYLAKIICEIESHMDDVGLSRSRVSTNQWTSTVRQQILELEGPTYQYVLMFSTATISQVVCLLGTIKQAHLTATSLIEALEKKRKNRPFLLALWEFFNGEDYSSDDIGIEERRRVPVYLANAQQQLIDIFEIKVEDIPQVAIEADQEYHESILSTSFCHQSQMDSSLDTSKPGVFVPNQKDRQTCQYIEYMGDPELQPVRSNECALLVRNLYKLCTYINVKYRHKITKMYHRRGFFGSICRQILQSPTKVVKLPKRTQTGLSSGYEERIPPRLSLRPLANYSLLVIISLGTFIAWFTNYGVFTVLGFAFALWFVYIIIRATLEPWTRSNRNTFRANTTAFSMN, from the exons ATGGCTGCATCCTCAGACGTTGCTACG atCAAATTACAAAGATACATAAATATGCCATTGGTACAAAGATGCAAGGAAATAGCAACGCTGATAGATGAGTCAAGCACAACAGAATTGCAACATGTATTTTCCATATTAGTAGACTCCTTGTTTGGAATAACTGACAACATTGGTTGGGGATTACATAGCATCACTTTTAAGAAAAATCCACAGGAGCATGAAACACTTTGTAACTTTCTTAATCCACAAGGACCAGTTTTTTCTttatgttataagttattgcCAGATTGTTACTTGAAATACAACTTCCCAGTTTCATTTTTACCT GTAAAGATACGTTCGATGTTAGAGGAAGGAGTAATACCCCCATTTTATCTAGACAAAATCAGAGATGATCAGGGTACGCGTGGTGTATCTGCTTTAAATATGA ATCCCTTTGAATATTATATCTTCCACTTTGCATATCATTTGACAAATCCCTGGCTGCAGGTGCAGCAACAAGAGAATATCTGGATCAATTGGGAAACTGTTTATGTTCAGTTGGCACACTGTTATTTATACCATTTTCTGCCTAAAGACAATTCTCCAGTTCTCCCAATAATTAGTCCATACATTAGGAAAACGCCTCAACGGAAATTAGTACAATCACCCGAATCTAAAAG AATGCAAACACCGCGACTTTTGAGAACGTCGATATTATCACCAGCATCTCCGAATTCTACAACAAGCGTTCCACAGCAACAATGTTTACCGCAAGTTTGGAGAAGTGAAACTGTAGTTCAAGTATTTCTCGACTTTTGGGTGGAATACATAGAAGATGATCAATTAAATCCACGATTAAGCACGTCATATTCTGCGTCCGTTCCACGTCGA CACAGCATCCATTCCGGAGAGCATATACGTTTAGTGCGAGCATTTATAAAAACTTTGCATGAATTTGCAAATAGCGCGATAGGTGACAGAAGTGCGATGGATGAACTTAAACG AATTATTTTGCCTTCTGTTCAAGGCAAAATCTACACATTCCTTCGGAAAGCCATATATCATTGGCCATTAGATAGTTCCTTTAGATTGATTCTTGAAGCTTGGTTAAGTTTTATTCAACCATGGAGATATTTCCCTGGTATAACGTATACGAAGGAAGG TAAAGCAGAAGAGGAAGAGAGGGGAAAGATACATGACGCATATAGATGGATGCCTTTCGTAGCACATAATCTACTAGCCTACACAGCCATATTTCAACAATTACTTCCACGATTTATGAGAACAGATCTTGTAGCTCCAAAGAATGCGTTAATGTTATTCAGAGTTACAAAA GTTTTTTCGCAACCGTATTTAGCAAAAATAATATGCGAAATAGAAAGTCACATGGATGATGTTGGATTAAGCAGAAGTCGAGTATCTACAAATCAATGGACTTCAACTGTACGACAGCAAATTTTAGAGCTTGAAGGACCGACATACCAATACGTTCTAATGTTTTCTACGGCTACCATTTCACAG GTCGTATGTCTGTTAGGCACAATTAAACAAGCACATTTAACAGCAACTAGTTTAATCGAAGCAttggaaaaaaagagaaaaaacagACCATTTCTGTTAGCACTATGGGAATTTTTTAATGGCGAAGATTATTCTTCGGATGATATTGGTATAGAAGAAAGGCGTCGTGTCCCTGTTTATCTAGCGAATGCACAGCAACAGTTAATTGATATTTTCGAG ATTAAAGTAGAAGACATTCCCCAGGTAGCTATTGAAGCTGACCAAGAATACCATGAAAGTATTCTATCGACATCCTTTTGTCACCAATCACAG ATGGATTCGAGTTTAGATACAAGCAAACCAGGTGTTTTTGTACCTAATCAGAAAGATAGACAGACATGTCAATATATCGAATACATGGGAGATCCGGAATTGCAACCAGTTCGAAGTAACGAATGCGCGTTACTTGTTAGGAATTTATATAAGCTCTGTACATACATAAATGTGAAg TACCGACATAAGATAACTAAGATGTACCATCGACGTGGCTTCTTCGGCAGCATTTGCCGACAGATATTACAATCACCAACGAAAGTCGTGAAGCTACCAAAACGAACACAAACTGGGTTGTCCAGCGGGTACGAGGAACGCATTCCGCCTCGACTTAGTTTACGTCCGTTGGCTAATTATAGTCTACTCGTAATCATAAGTCTCGGAACATTTATTGCCTGGTTTACAAA CTATGGAGTCTTCACGGTCCTTGGGTTCGCCTTTGCTCTATGGTTCGTGTACATAATAATACGAGCAACGTTGGAACCATGGACACGATCAAACAGAAACACATTCAGGGCTAATACTACGGCATTTTCTATGAACTAA
- the LOC126915986 gene encoding solute carrier family 23 member 1, with protein MPENGIQMTEINLENATLPLSDTKTAGNNRSTNLNYGIDDVPPWYLCLFMALQHYLTMIGAIVSIPFILTPALCMAEDDPSRSYIISTMIFVTGLVTFFQTTIGCRLPLVQGGTISFLVPTLAILSLPQWKCPEPEVLNQMSPENRTELWQIRMRELSGAIAVSALFQVVIGFGGIIGYLLKFITPLTIVPTVSLVGISLFENAADAASQHWGIAAGTILMLTLYSQILVNVPFPILMYRKGQGITIVWFELFKLFPVLLTIVVMWIICTILTVTDALPVGHPARADSKLKIINDSPWFRVPYPGQWGTPTVSLSGVLGMLAGVLACTVESISYYPTTSRMCGAPPPPVHAINRGIGIEGLGTMLAGLWGSGNGTNTFGENVGTIGVTKVGSRRVIQWACVLMILQGLISKFGAVFIIIPEPIVGGIFCVMFGMITAFGLSALQYINLNSARNLYILGFSIFFPLVLSKWMINHSGVIETGNDIVDSVFTVLLSTTILVGGVIGCLLDNIIPGTPEERGLIAWSKEMELHTERDEKEDQEYIFNTFDFPFGMDALRRWKWTQYVPFLPTYKPGIYSCSQKKQ; from the exons ATGCCTGAAAATGGAATACAGATGACCGAAATA AATCTAGAGAATGCAACATTACCACTGTCGGATACTAAAACTGCTGGCAATAATAGGAGCACGAATCTCAATTATGGCATCGACGATGTCCCGCCCTGGTATCTTTGCTTATTTATGGCTTTACAG CATTATCTAACGATGATAGGTGCAATAGTCTCGATTCCCTTCATCCTTACTCCAGCATTGTGCATGGCGGAGGACGATCCATCGAGAAGTTACATAATTTCCACCATGATCTTCGTCACAGGACTGGTCACTTTCTTCCAAACCACCATAGGGTGCAG GTTGCCGCTAGTTCAAGGAGGAACTATATCGTTTTTAGTCCCAACATTGGCAATACTCAGTTTACCACAATGGAAGTGTCCAGAGCCGGAAGTTTTAAACCAAATGTCTCCCGAGAATCGCACAGAACTATGGCAAATTAGAATGAGGGAACTTTCAGGAGCCATCGCTGTATCCGCTTTGTTCCAAGTAGTCATTGGATTCGGAG GTATTATTGGATATTTGTTGAAATTTATTACGCCACTGACTATTGTACCAACTGTCTCTCTCGTTGGAATATCTCTCTTTGAGAATGCAGCTGACGCTGCGTCTCAACATTGGGGTATAGCAGCTGG AACAATATTGATGTTAACATTGTATTCTCAAATACTTGTTAACGTGCCATTTCCGATATTGATGTACCGTAAGGGTCAGGGAATAACCATCGTGTGGTTTGAATTATTTAAGCTATTCCCG GTATTGTTAACAATAGTAGTCATGTGGATAATTTGCACGATTTTAACCGTGACGGATGCTTTGCCAGTCGGTCATCCAGCCAGAGCAGATAGTAAATTAAAGATTATCAATGATTCTCCATGGTTCCGTGTCCCATATCCTGGTCAATGGGGTACTCCGACCGTAAGCCTGTCTGGTGTACTTGGCATGTTAGCTGGTGTATTGGCCTGTACGGTGGAATCTATCAGTTATTATCCAACTACCTCCAGGATGTGCG GCGCACCACCTCCGCCGGTTCATGCCATTAACCGAGGTATCGGCATAGAAGGGCTTGGTACGATGTTAGCTGGACTTTGGGGTAGCGGAAACGGTACAAACACGTTTGGAGAAAATGTgggaactattg GTGTTACGAAAGTAGGCAGTCGCAGAGTTATTCAGTGGGCATGTGTCTTGATGATCCTTCAAGGATTGATTAGCAAATTTGGCGCTGTTTTTATCATCATCCCCGAACCAATAGTCGGCGGAATATTTTGCGTGATGTTTGGAATGATCACTGCTTTTG GCCTCTCTGCGTTACaatacataaatttaaattcAGCAAGGAATTTGTACATTCTTGGATTCTCCATTTTCTTTCCACTG GTATTATCTAAGTGGATGATCAATCACTCAGGTGTAATAGAAACCGGAAATGACATAGTCGACAGTGTATTTACCGTGTTACTTAGTACGACTATCTTGGTGGGGGGTGTAATAGGATGTTTATTAGATAATATTATACCAG GTACCCCTGAGGAACGTGGGCTCATTGCTTGGTCAAAGGAAATGGAATTACATACAGAAAGGGACGAGAAAGAAGACCAAGAGTATATATTCAATACGTTTGATTTTCCATTTGGAATGGACGCTTTACGAAG ATGGAAATGGACACAATACGTACCATTTTTACCGACATATAAACCTGGAATTTATTCATGTAGTCAGAAAAAACAATGA
- the LOC126915971 gene encoding sphingomyelin phosphodiesterase 4 isoform X1: MAASSDVATIKLQRYINMPLVQRCKEIATLIDESSTTELQHVFSILVDSLFGITDNIGWGLHSITFKKNPQEHETLCNFLNPQGPVFSLCYKLLPDCYLKYNFPVSFLPVKIRSMLEEGVIPPFYLDKIRDDQGTRGVSALNMNPFEYYIFHFAYHLTNPWLQVQQQENIWINWETVYVQLAHCYLYHFLPKDNSPVLPIISPYIRKTPQRKLVQSPESKRNYYRMQTPRLLRTSILSPASPNSTTSVPQQQCLPQVWRSETVVQVFLDFWVEYIEDDQLNPRLSTSYSASVPRRHSIHSGEHIRLVRAFIKTLHEFANSAIGDRSAMDELKRIILPSVQGKIYTFLRKAIYHWPLDSSFRLILEAWLSFIQPWRYFPGITYTKEGKAEEEERGKIHDAYRWMPFVAHNLLAYTAIFQQLLPRFMRTDLVAPKNALMLFRVTKVFSQPYLAKIICEIESHMDDVGLSRSRVSTNQWTSTVRQQILELEGPTYQYVLMFSTATISQVVCLLGTIKQAHLTATSLIEALEKKRKNRPFLLALWEFFNGEDYSSDDIGIEERRRVPVYLANAQQQLIDIFEIKVEDIPQVAIEADQEYHESILSTSFCHQSQMDSSLDTSKPGVFVPNQKDRQTCQYIEYMGDPELQPVRSNECALLVRNLYKLCTYINVKYRHKITKMYHRRGFFGSICRQILQSPTKVVKLPKRTQTGLSSGYEERIPPRLSLRPLANYSLLVIISLGTFIAWFTNYGVFTVLGFAFALWFVYIIIRATLEPWTRSNRNTFRANTTAFSMN; the protein is encoded by the exons ATGGCTGCATCCTCAGACGTTGCTACG atCAAATTACAAAGATACATAAATATGCCATTGGTACAAAGATGCAAGGAAATAGCAACGCTGATAGATGAGTCAAGCACAACAGAATTGCAACATGTATTTTCCATATTAGTAGACTCCTTGTTTGGAATAACTGACAACATTGGTTGGGGATTACATAGCATCACTTTTAAGAAAAATCCACAGGAGCATGAAACACTTTGTAACTTTCTTAATCCACAAGGACCAGTTTTTTCTttatgttataagttattgcCAGATTGTTACTTGAAATACAACTTCCCAGTTTCATTTTTACCT GTAAAGATACGTTCGATGTTAGAGGAAGGAGTAATACCCCCATTTTATCTAGACAAAATCAGAGATGATCAGGGTACGCGTGGTGTATCTGCTTTAAATATGA ATCCCTTTGAATATTATATCTTCCACTTTGCATATCATTTGACAAATCCCTGGCTGCAGGTGCAGCAACAAGAGAATATCTGGATCAATTGGGAAACTGTTTATGTTCAGTTGGCACACTGTTATTTATACCATTTTCTGCCTAAAGACAATTCTCCAGTTCTCCCAATAATTAGTCCATACATTAGGAAAACGCCTCAACGGAAATTAGTACAATCACCCGAATCTAAAAG AAATTATTACAGAATGCAAACACCGCGACTTTTGAGAACGTCGATATTATCACCAGCATCTCCGAATTCTACAACAAGCGTTCCACAGCAACAATGTTTACCGCAAGTTTGGAGAAGTGAAACTGTAGTTCAAGTATTTCTCGACTTTTGGGTGGAATACATAGAAGATGATCAATTAAATCCACGATTAAGCACGTCATATTCTGCGTCCGTTCCACGTCGA CACAGCATCCATTCCGGAGAGCATATACGTTTAGTGCGAGCATTTATAAAAACTTTGCATGAATTTGCAAATAGCGCGATAGGTGACAGAAGTGCGATGGATGAACTTAAACG AATTATTTTGCCTTCTGTTCAAGGCAAAATCTACACATTCCTTCGGAAAGCCATATATCATTGGCCATTAGATAGTTCCTTTAGATTGATTCTTGAAGCTTGGTTAAGTTTTATTCAACCATGGAGATATTTCCCTGGTATAACGTATACGAAGGAAGG TAAAGCAGAAGAGGAAGAGAGGGGAAAGATACATGACGCATATAGATGGATGCCTTTCGTAGCACATAATCTACTAGCCTACACAGCCATATTTCAACAATTACTTCCACGATTTATGAGAACAGATCTTGTAGCTCCAAAGAATGCGTTAATGTTATTCAGAGTTACAAAA GTTTTTTCGCAACCGTATTTAGCAAAAATAATATGCGAAATAGAAAGTCACATGGATGATGTTGGATTAAGCAGAAGTCGAGTATCTACAAATCAATGGACTTCAACTGTACGACAGCAAATTTTAGAGCTTGAAGGACCGACATACCAATACGTTCTAATGTTTTCTACGGCTACCATTTCACAG GTCGTATGTCTGTTAGGCACAATTAAACAAGCACATTTAACAGCAACTAGTTTAATCGAAGCAttggaaaaaaagagaaaaaacagACCATTTCTGTTAGCACTATGGGAATTTTTTAATGGCGAAGATTATTCTTCGGATGATATTGGTATAGAAGAAAGGCGTCGTGTCCCTGTTTATCTAGCGAATGCACAGCAACAGTTAATTGATATTTTCGAG ATTAAAGTAGAAGACATTCCCCAGGTAGCTATTGAAGCTGACCAAGAATACCATGAAAGTATTCTATCGACATCCTTTTGTCACCAATCACAG ATGGATTCGAGTTTAGATACAAGCAAACCAGGTGTTTTTGTACCTAATCAGAAAGATAGACAGACATGTCAATATATCGAATACATGGGAGATCCGGAATTGCAACCAGTTCGAAGTAACGAATGCGCGTTACTTGTTAGGAATTTATATAAGCTCTGTACATACATAAATGTGAAg TACCGACATAAGATAACTAAGATGTACCATCGACGTGGCTTCTTCGGCAGCATTTGCCGACAGATATTACAATCACCAACGAAAGTCGTGAAGCTACCAAAACGAACACAAACTGGGTTGTCCAGCGGGTACGAGGAACGCATTCCGCCTCGACTTAGTTTACGTCCGTTGGCTAATTATAGTCTACTCGTAATCATAAGTCTCGGAACATTTATTGCCTGGTTTACAAA CTATGGAGTCTTCACGGTCCTTGGGTTCGCCTTTGCTCTATGGTTCGTGTACATAATAATACGAGCAACGTTGGAACCATGGACACGATCAAACAGAAACACATTCAGGGCTAATACTACGGCATTTTCTATGAACTAA
- the LOC126915984 gene encoding nuclear cap-binding protein subunit 3-like isoform X1, with the protein MDELGEPMDVEIIPVTEDGKNVDSEQTDVKTFNSNNVQQPEIQLDSRYENRGGTFMTGIDIFSKEEKLKMEERAKRFGLTDKIKNNLSNPEQDLYSSMGIIEDSENTKNIRLNVIHMRGTEEMSTKDVFKYFEDYAPASIEWINDVSCNVVWLDNLSAARAILGLSKRIIGLEKQQITKSLDGNPDEENNVTNDDSIIEMDEDNEITNITKETGEDYINIKDINCPLPPGLWRKGIDYPKSKAIFLRFATRADKKQPNAEKMSEYYKKYGNPNFGGIKGILTESRKRMYKQIRQSKRKFKEEPQDDVKDRRRVKNPWGALSESWGLNDAIESEFGTRNEPKDQGRSVKERLGVKYPPKETTYTEEQQSNSSSDSEDEWCKRSKVLRMRMHADDEEEKIHKRRAKLRQTMLNNLTKGNDLRSRLSAPRKGTQFRDAIQVVVTNTTATKSNSLKLNDSEEEDGEIIEDNDSQEKEEGEWQGSDEEEQEEEDEDEDYSDEDSDKPAKEVQGPKGSVIKVVQHKPRVASTVWARLNNVKSEIVDNSIKDRQPRIRDLRNTLKGDLRSRIRNHARGRSPLRIEVKNDKYTEGSETE; encoded by the exons atggatGAACTGGGTGAACCTATGGACGTGGAAATAATCCCAGTTACCGAAGATGGCAAAAATGTTGATTCTGAACAAACCGATGTAAAAACTTTTAATTCAAACAACGTGCAGCAACCAGAG ATACAGTTAGATAGCCGTTATGAGAATCGTGGTGGTACTTTCATGACAGGCATAGATATATTTAGTaaggaagaaaaattgaaaatggaAGAAAGAGCCAAACGTTTTGGATTAACTGACAAGATAAAGAATAATTTATCAAATCCAGAACAAGATTTGTATTCTAG TATGGGCATCAtagaagatagtgaaaatacaaaaaatatcaGACTAAATGTAATACACATGAGAGGCACAGAAGAAATGAGTACCAAAGATgtctttaaatattttgaagATTATGCTCCAGCTTCCATTGAGTGGATCAATGATGTTTCAT GTAATGTGGTATGGTTAGATAATTTATCAGCAGCGAGAGCTATATTGGGATTATCAAAAAGAATTATTGGTTTGGAAAAGCAACAAATTACAAAATCACTTGATGGTAATCCTGATGAAGAAAACAATGTAACTAATGATGATTCTATCATTGAAATGGACGAAGATAATGAGATCACAAACATTACAAAGGAGACAGGAGAAGATTATATAAATATCAAGGATATCAATTGCCCATTACCTCCTGGCTTGTGGAGGAAAGGGATAGATTATCCTAAATCTAAAGCAATATTCCTCAGATTTGCTACCAGAGCCGATAAAAAACAACCGAATGCAGAGAAAATGagtgaatattataaaaaatatggaAACCCCAATTTTGGAG GTATTAAAGGAATTTTAACTGAGTCTCGAAAACGGATGTACAAACAAATTAGACAAAGTAAaagaaaattcaaagaagagcCGCAAGATGATGTTAAAGATAGAAGGCGTGTGAAAAACCCCTGGGGTGCATTGTCTGAAAGTTGGGGGCTCAATGATGCTATAGAAAGTGAGTTTGGCACTAGAAATGAACCTAAAGATCAAGGACGTAGTGTAAAGGAAAGATTAGGGGTAAAATATCCTCCAAAGGAAACTACATACACCGAAGAACAACAAAGTAATTCGAGTAGTGATAGTGAAGATGAATGGTGTAAAAGAAGTAAAGTGTTACGAATGCGAATGCATGCGGACGATGAAGAAGAGAAGATACACAAACGACGTGCGAAACTTCGACAA ActatgttaaataatttaactaAAGGCAATGATTTACGATCGAGGCTTAGCGCTCCGAGGAAAGGAACGCAATTTCGTGATGCAATTCAAGTAGTTGTAACAAATACAACTGCAACAAAGTCGAATTCTTTAAAGCTTAATGACTCAGAG GAGGAAGATGGTGAAATTATTGAAGATAATGATAGCCAAGAAAAGGAAGAGGGCGAATGGCAAGGGTCTGATGAAGAGGAACAGGAAGAAGAGGACGAGGATGAAGACTATAGTGACGAGGATAGCGACAAACCTGCAAAAGAAGTTCAAGGACCTAAGGGCAGTGTAATAAAAGTAGTTCAACATAAACCTCGCGTTGCTTCTACAGTGTGGGCAAGACTAAACAATGTAAAAAGTGAAATTGTTGATAACTCCATTAAAGATAG GCAACCAAGAATACGAGATCTAAGAAATACATTAAAAGGCGATCTTCGGTCTCGAATCAGAAATCATGCAAGAGGTCGCTCTCCTTTAAGGATAGAAGTGAAAAATGACAAATATACCGAAGGAAGTGAAACTGAATAA